aggtttcatggtaatccctcaagttgtttttgtgtaaatttgcttacaaacaaatcaacaaacaaatgcacagggGTACAAACATATCTCCTTGTTGAAGGTAACCAGAAACAACAGCCACTGTAAGATGAGTGACAATATGACACATAATTAGAGTTTTACTcgttaaaaactaaaagtggTGAACCTGTAGACAAATGAAGGCTTTGTTCTTGCCCCCCCCTACGAATCACTGACCTGAAGCAAAGAGCAGAGAGATCCCCCTGACACCAGCCTTCATGAACTCTGTGTTGATGCGCGTCATGTAGGCAGTAGACAGGCtgtcttcatcatcaccatagCTGATCGTGTGAACCCAGGGCAGgtcagacatgttgctgagcagGACCATCCACTGTAGGAACGGCTCCTGAGTCTCATGACGGcctgagggaggaagatgaaatgTTGATATTTCACTTCCATTACAATTATTCGCTATGAATATGGGACGAGACGCACACGCAGCCTCTCCTACACACCTGGGTTGGTGAAGACCCACGTGGAGATGTTCGCCCCCGTGCTCATGATGTACTCCACATCCAGACTGGCCTCTATGCCGGCCTTGCCTCCTCCCTGGGTGCCGACAACTCGATCCACCTGAGACAGATGCTGGAAGCTTCCTCCAAACATGCTCATGAACTCAGCCAGGTCTGCAGGGTGATAATACTGCTCCAAGAActaacagagacaaacataaaTACCAAAGTTGATGTGAGCTTTATATGTCTGAACCAATTCTTGCACATTTTACACTCGAGCGGAGGATGAGCAGGACTTACCTGAGCTACAGCCTGGCTGTTGTTCTGGCTTGTTCCCACATCAGCTGCTGTGAGGTTATAGCGAGCTCTCAAGATGGCAGGAGTCACTCCCAGGTGGACCCCTCCCATAGGCCGCTGTTTACTGAGGTCCTGTCCTTTGGGAGGGAGGCGATGAAGCCCTCCAACTGTGGAAAGGAAAAGAAGTCAGTCCacccagtgatgttttccctTAATAATAATCACATATCCTGATCCAAATATACAAAGATTGTAGATGacagacaaacattttacagcTAAAGAAATGATCCTCACCAAAGTCAAGGTGCTGGTGAATATCATTGTGAACAGAGTACGGAGCCGACGACCTCACAAGGGATTGTCCTTCTCTGACGTAACGATGGAACCTGCTTCCTGGAAGCAACGTCTCTGCAACTCTGAATATACAAACCACACATACACCATATCACATATCCACTCCTGCAACATGAACATATCTGTGCGCTTAAGAAACTCATCGGCacataaaaaaactgatatgactccaaagctgctttcagacatgcactgaactccagacattctcctgaaGTTTTCTGGAGGCGCTGTATGTGATAATGCAAGTGTCATTTGTTCtgtacattttccagaacttttcctgcccaCCTCCAGGTGAAATATcagtaaaatgtccaagtgagcccatgtgagaatacaccACACAGAAAGTAGATGTCAgattggaaagacaacgagatttaagagcttttggtgaatTAGGCCAGACGCCGGTGTCAATGTGTTGTAACGAAAACATGTGATTTCGGCAgcggaatttatacgtcatgtcctgcctcctctacccagacgccacccctTGTCTGAAAATCTCCAGGAAAACGCTGGAGATTGTCCTGTCTATAATattctcctgctgcgttcttcatatgtgaaaggcaagctccagaaaatgtccagacctcATTGTGCAAACATTctcttcagttcatgtctgaaaatgccTTTGGTTTAGGGTAAGAATTGCAGAAGTCTGCAGCTCAAACTTTTTTTGATTTCAACCATTAAAccacagaaagaggaagaggagacgaaCACGGCTTCTGcatgattcacacacacagggtgcaGAAGCAGAAAAGGTGCCTTTTTGTCTTGTAACTGTGTCAAGAGCAAGTGAAACATATTGCTAGGTAAGCAGAAAAAAATATGCTTACTCTGCAGTCATCGTGCACTGCAAAAAATCCTGAGTGCTAACGGTCAGGCAGCTTGTAATCCCATGACTCTGCAGCCAGTGACGCACCACCTTGTGGGTCAGTTCAGAAGGACGCACAAGGGAGGAGACTTCCTCCAGGGTGAGATGTTTACCTGTGGAGTCCAGAGCAGAAACTGTCACTCTGTGTGAAGTACAAAAAGAAGATCACATTCATGGGATTTGCTGCATATTATGAAAAACAGACATAGCATTACTGACCATACTGAGCAGAGTCAGGGTCGGACACCAGTCGGAGTTTTTCCTCCAGCAGATGAACGTTCTGCTGCTTCAGGGCAAAGGTCAGCTCCAGCTGCTCTGCAGGATCGACCCGACCGACATGACTCCAGTCCTCGGGAATcctgaagaaagaggaaaaacattgaACAATGATCTTTCACTCGGAGCGGCGTCCATGTTTCTCAACAGTGTCACAACAATTCTTTGTCTCCTGATTAGATTCAGCAGCTGAGCAACCTGTTGAACTTAGAGCAGACCACCACTTTGTGGAGATTCTACAGTAAAATGAGGCTTCATGCAGAATTCTCAACCATTAACTGGATCATATAGCTTTAGTTCACACGTTTGCTATTCGCCAACACAcaagtttttcttattttatccaACAGGTTTATAATCCTTCAGTTAATGATAtttactattttttttattttgtctgacatttaggtggctgtggctcatgAGGTAGAGCGGGTCTGTCTACTAACCGGAAGGTTGCCAGTTCAATCCCCTTCCCCTTGGACAAGATAAGCAGTGTAtgtgatgtgtgacagagaaagctCTGCACGTTtcatgcactgtatgaatggttGAATGGCACTAAtgcactgtaaagcactttgagttgtcatcaagaTAAGAAAAGCACcatttaaatacagaacataTCCCATTTCATGTATTCTGTCATACAGTTAATgctattgatttttattttgtcctgcCCTGAATAATATTCGCAATCTAAAGTCCTCCAGACCAAACATCACTATCTCCTTCATATTGACCTATATTGAACCTTTGTGCATATCTAGAGTGTCTATAAACAAAGAAGGTTTATGGATACAAATCACGACATGACACAGACAAAAGGAAGTTGTTTGCTCACAGGACATCTTGGTCATATTCCAGATATCCACACCAGACCAGTGAGATGAACAACCAGGGGATGGACAGGGTCAAAATGCTGGAcggaaaaacaacatgtttgtgttagAAACCGGTTCATAAGCCGGAAAtagtaaaaacaaaacctaaTTTCAGTGAGTTATAGGGAAACCAAAGGTCTGAGTGAGAGTTAGCAGTTCAAATTAAACGTATTGTTAccactatacacacacatagagacaaaGGTTTTCTCACTCTAACAACAGATAGTCTGTGTTGTTGACAGCAGCTTTAAGGTTGTGTGAACACTGTAACCTGCCATGTTAGCATCAGCAGCTAGTTCTGATCTAGGTCCTCACAAACCGCTGAAACAACATAACGGAAGCTACGTTAAAAGAGTAAAACGCTTCCTGGCTTCCTTTGTTTCCCGAGTGTGTCCAGAGGAAACGATAAGAACAAATAAATCGTGATTAAAACCAACACTCACAGCGCGTTCATCGTGTCCTCTGCTGCCACTGAGCTCAGCTGCTGTGCCTCTGGGGAGGAGGTCGCAGCGGTCATGTGACACGTGCTCACGTGATCTCTGTTTTTGAACACGACCCAAATAGAACTTTATGTGCACAACACATCTTAATCTCTATCTATAAAAATATACACGTTTTtatacaaagtgaaaacataaaatataccATCTATACATTTGACATCtacaaacttaaaaaacatctatgaataaaaaagataaatattattACATCTGAAAATAGAACTATAAACAGTCTAATCGTagccagatgcgcgctccctccctgccgctgcggggcgCTCTACCTGCTGCAATGGCGCGCCAGTCGTTCGGCGACGTCCGGCGTCTCGTATTTAAGGAGGCGGTCGTGTTTGACTCGCTctccttccgtttccgctcctctccggtgggtcTTGGATAGCGTGGAAGAGCTACTTCTGTATCCGCGGCGGAG
The sequence above is drawn from the Hippoglossus hippoglossus isolate fHipHip1 chromosome 22, fHipHip1.pri, whole genome shotgun sequence genome and encodes:
- the tpp1 gene encoding tripeptidyl-peptidase 1 isoform X2, whose product is MNALLTLSIPWLFISLVWCGYLEYDQDVLIPEDWSHVGRVDPAEQLELTFALKQQNVHLLEEKLRLVSDPDSAQYGKHLTLEEVSSLVRPSELTHKVVRHWLQSHGITSCLTVSTQDFLQCTMTAEVAETLLPGSRFHRYVREGQSLVRSSAPYSVHNDIHQHLDFVGGLHRLPPKGQDLSKQRPMGGVHLGVTPAILRARYNLTAADVGTSQNNSQAVAQFLEQYYHPADLAEFMSMFGGSFQHLSQVDRVVGTQGGGKAGIEASLDVEYIMSTGANISTWVFTNPGRHETQEPFLQWMVLLSNMSDLPWVHTISYGDDEDSLSTAYMTRINTEFMKAGVRGISLLFASGDSGAGCKHLGKEQNSFRPSFPASSPYVTTVGGTSFKNPFKLTYEVTDYISGGGFSNVFKMPDYQVSAVEGYLKTVAATLPPRSYYNTSGRAYPDMAALSDNYWVVSNRVPVPWVSGTSASTPVVGGVLSLINDQRLLKGLPALGFLNPRLYKLKGQALFDVTEGCHLGCLDEQVQGQGFCAAPSWDPVTGWGTPNYPALLAALLAE
- the tpp1 gene encoding tripeptidyl-peptidase 1 isoform X1; the protein is MTAATSSPEAQQLSSVAAEDTMNALILTLSIPWLFISLVWCGYLEYDQDVLIPEDWSHVGRVDPAEQLELTFALKQQNVHLLEEKLRLVSDPDSAQYGKHLTLEEVSSLVRPSELTHKVVRHWLQSHGITSCLTVSTQDFLQCTMTAEVAETLLPGSRFHRYVREGQSLVRSSAPYSVHNDIHQHLDFVGGLHRLPPKGQDLSKQRPMGGVHLGVTPAILRARYNLTAADVGTSQNNSQAVAQFLEQYYHPADLAEFMSMFGGSFQHLSQVDRVVGTQGGGKAGIEASLDVEYIMSTGANISTWVFTNPGRHETQEPFLQWMVLLSNMSDLPWVHTISYGDDEDSLSTAYMTRINTEFMKAGVRGISLLFASGDSGAGCKHLGKEQNSFRPSFPASSPYVTTVGGTSFKNPFKLTYEVTDYISGGGFSNVFKMPDYQVSAVEGYLKTVAATLPPRSYYNTSGRAYPDMAALSDNYWVVSNRVPVPWVSGTSASTPVVGGVLSLINDQRLLKGLPALGFLNPRLYKLKGQALFDVTEGCHLGCLDEQVQGQGFCAAPSWDPVTGWGTPNYPALLAALLAE